One genomic segment of Sanyastnella coralliicola includes these proteins:
- the ccoN gene encoding cytochrome-c oxidase, cbb3-type subunit I: protein MKLEKFSYDNQIVKMFLFATILWGVVGMLVGVIAALQIFIPEMNFGTSWLTFGRIRPLHTNAVIFAFVGNGIFAGVYYSLQRLLKTRMWSDKLSRINFWGWQLIIVSAALTLPLGITSGKEYAELEWPIDIAIAGIWVVFGWNMFATILKRRERHLYVAIWFYIATFVTVAVLHIFNSFEMPVNFLKSYSAYAGVQDALVQWWYGHNAVAFFLTTPYLGLMYYFIPKASGRPVYSYRLSIIHFWALIFIYIWAGPHHLLYTALPDWAQSLGTVFSLMLIAPSWGGMLNGLLTLRGAWDKVRDEPILKFFVVAVTCYGMSTLEGPLLSLKNVNAISHYTDWTIAHVHIGGLGWNGFLTFGMVYFLIPKLFNTKLHSKRLANVHFWIGTLGILFYALPMYWAGFTQALMWKQFRPEGMLLYPNFLETVIQLKPMYAMRAFGGTLFLIGALLMVYNVVKTVKVGSFVANEDAEAPALEGKYKSHAGENWHRWIERRPVQMLVGSLVVILIGGIVEIIPTMLISENVPTINAVQPYTPLELEGRDIYIREGCNNCHSQMIRPFRDEVARYGEYSKAGEFVYDHPFLWGSKRTGPDLHRVGNKYPDSWHFHHMLDPRTMSPGSLMPPYPWLFENELSMDDTEKKISVMRTLGVPYEEGYETQAVADLQAQARGIQASLAEDDLEISENMEIIALIAYLQRLGTDISNPEFTESNQGSESAAN, encoded by the coding sequence ATGAAGCTTGAGAAGTTTTCATACGATAACCAGATCGTAAAAATGTTCCTCTTCGCCACCATCCTATGGGGCGTTGTAGGTATGTTGGTCGGGGTAATTGCCGCTCTCCAAATCTTCATCCCAGAGATGAACTTCGGAACAAGCTGGCTTACTTTCGGCCGAATTCGTCCACTCCACACCAACGCGGTGATCTTCGCGTTCGTTGGGAACGGAATTTTTGCTGGAGTTTATTACTCTCTGCAGCGTCTCCTCAAAACACGAATGTGGAGCGATAAGCTCTCCAGAATCAACTTCTGGGGTTGGCAGCTGATCATTGTTTCTGCCGCACTGACGCTTCCCTTGGGTATCACCTCTGGAAAAGAGTACGCAGAACTAGAGTGGCCGATTGATATCGCCATCGCAGGTATCTGGGTAGTCTTCGGTTGGAACATGTTCGCTACCATTCTCAAGCGTCGCGAGCGTCACCTTTACGTAGCCATTTGGTTCTACATCGCCACTTTCGTGACGGTCGCCGTACTTCACATCTTCAACTCATTTGAAATGCCGGTTAACTTCTTGAAGAGTTACTCAGCATATGCAGGTGTTCAAGATGCCTTGGTACAATGGTGGTATGGTCACAATGCGGTAGCCTTCTTCCTTACAACTCCTTACCTGGGATTGATGTACTACTTCATCCCTAAGGCTTCAGGAAGACCGGTTTACTCTTACCGTTTGTCGATCATTCACTTCTGGGCCTTGATTTTCATTTACATCTGGGCAGGTCCTCACCACCTATTGTACACAGCGCTTCCAGACTGGGCACAATCACTTGGAACCGTATTCTCTTTGATGCTTATCGCTCCGTCTTGGGGTGGTATGTTGAACGGACTACTTACTCTTCGAGGTGCTTGGGATAAAGTACGTGATGAACCGATCTTGAAGTTCTTCGTGGTAGCCGTGACATGTTACGGTATGTCTACCCTTGAAGGTCCTCTTCTCTCATTGAAGAACGTAAACGCGATCTCACACTACACTGACTGGACCATCGCCCACGTGCACATTGGTGGATTGGGATGGAATGGATTCCTCACCTTCGGTATGGTGTACTTCTTGATTCCGAAGTTGTTCAACACGAAGCTTCACAGCAAGCGCCTTGCGAACGTTCACTTCTGGATTGGCACCCTCGGTATCCTATTCTACGCATTGCCGATGTACTGGGCTGGATTCACTCAAGCATTGATGTGGAAACAGTTCCGTCCGGAAGGAATGCTCCTCTACCCGAACTTCTTGGAAACAGTAATCCAGTTGAAGCCGATGTACGCGATGCGTGCATTTGGAGGAACGCTCTTCCTGATTGGTGCGCTCTTGATGGTGTACAACGTTGTGAAGACTGTGAAAGTTGGAAGCTTCGTTGCCAACGAAGATGCGGAAGCTCCTGCGCTTGAAGGCAAGTACAAAAGCCACGCAGGTGAGAACTGGCACCGTTGGATTGAGCGTCGTCCTGTACAGATGCTTGTCGGAAGTTTGGTGGTCATCCTCATCGGTGGTATCGTTGAAATCATCCCAACCATGTTGATCAGTGAGAATGTGCCGACCATTAATGCGGTGCAGCCATACACACCTCTTGAACTAGAAGGACGAGACATCTACATCCGTGAAGGTTGTAATAACTGTCACTCCCAGATGATCAGACCTTTCCGTGATGAGGTAGCTCGATACGGTGAGTATTCAAAGGCCGGTGAGTTCGTTTATGATCACCCATTCCTATGGGGTAGTAAGCGTACCGGACCAGACTTGCACCGTGTAGGTAATAAGTACCCTGATTCATGGCACTTCCACCACATGCTCGATCCGCGAACTATGTCTCCGGGATCATTGATGCCTCCTTACCCATGGCTCTTTGAAAACGAGCTAAGCATGGACGATACGGAGAAGAAGATCTCTGTGATGCGCACCTTGGGTGTGCCTTACGAAGAAGGCTACGAAACTCAAGCGGTAGCTGACCTCCAAGCACAAGCAAGAGGGATCCAAGCTAGTCTTGCTGAAGACGACCTAGAGATTAGTGAGAACATGGAAATCATCGCCTTGATTGCCTACCTCCAACGCCTAGGAACTGACATCAGCAATCCTGAGTTCACCGAATCTAACCAAGGCAGCGAAAGCGCCGCAAACTAA
- the ccoS gene encoding cbb3-type cytochrome oxidase assembly protein CcoS, whose translation MEVIFILIGASLILAGGFLGAFLWAMRSGQYEDDVTPSIRILNDNTPNQSAKTNNHEA comes from the coding sequence ATGGAAGTCATTTTCATCTTGATAGGAGCTAGTCTCATACTTGCCGGAGGGTTTCTTGGAGCCTTCCTTTGGGCCATGCGCTCCGGACAATACGAAGACGATGTGACGCCTTCGATCCGCATTCTAAACGACAACACACCAAACCAATCTGCGAAAACAAATAATCATGAAGCTTGA
- a CDS encoding heavy metal translocating P-type ATPase, with translation MTKQAPVLECVHCGKDAPSPVLKGNDVYCCNGCLRVHELIHGIDDECTIPEVDESIDATNFSYLDLEDYRSRYLKMNADGTSTAVFFLADINCASCVQFLEQLHLKHEGILRSEVNYPRKELRVLFKEDTLAPSALATLLARVGYPPEIRQEKKDASKKRSRKLVTQIGVAGFCFGNIMLFSFPEYLGGEAVEEKFKRWFMILNFLLAFPVILYSGRAYLVSAWTAIRNRTVNIDVPVSIGMLAIFFRSSIEVLTNSGAGYFDSLAGLVFFLLIGKWYQARTYGALSYDRDYKSYFPIAVQRNTEDEAFVPISDLEIGDEIIIHHKEIIPADSILLSERARIDYSFVTGESEPIIVNQGEAIQAGGRQMGASITLAVSKEVEQSKLTRLWNSETFQKDQKSSIEDPVNRISKHFTWIVLTIAIGAFAYWYPINESIAWNALTATLIVACPCALALTLPFTLGSTMRLMGKAGLYLKNTRVIERMGKLKHLVFDKTGTLTRANDYQIEWHGDNLSDYQRSLVLTLVDQSAHPLSRALSKQFKDSRLRASLFIEYEGKGIECQIDQHHIQVGSASWLKVPMADLSGSQVHVMIDGEHLGCFSFDKPIRQGLETELKTLRTSFNIHLLSGDNASEAPRYSPFFNKGQMHFEQTPEGKMEFVQSLHSDEAYVAMVGDGLNDAGALKAADMGIAVVDDLYAFSPACDAILHAGALNQFHNFLEYAQKAMRTVRWSFVISFVYNAIGIAFAIQGLLTPLVAAILMPASSVTVVLFTVFSSHLHFRKLRQ, from the coding sequence ATGACCAAGCAAGCGCCCGTACTCGAATGTGTGCACTGCGGAAAGGATGCACCATCACCTGTACTCAAGGGAAATGATGTTTACTGTTGCAACGGTTGTTTGCGCGTACATGAGCTGATTCACGGTATTGATGACGAGTGTACGATTCCTGAAGTAGACGAAAGCATTGATGCGACAAACTTCAGCTATCTCGACTTGGAGGATTATCGATCTCGATATCTGAAAATGAATGCCGACGGTACCTCCACCGCTGTTTTCTTCTTAGCTGATATCAACTGTGCTTCCTGCGTTCAGTTTCTAGAACAGCTGCATTTGAAACACGAAGGTATCCTGAGGAGCGAGGTCAATTACCCGCGAAAGGAACTAAGGGTGCTGTTTAAAGAAGATACACTGGCACCTAGCGCTTTGGCTACGTTGTTAGCCCGTGTTGGTTATCCGCCAGAGATTCGTCAAGAGAAAAAAGACGCCTCGAAGAAACGATCTAGAAAGTTGGTGACTCAAATCGGCGTTGCTGGATTCTGTTTCGGAAACATTATGCTGTTCAGTTTTCCAGAATACCTCGGAGGAGAAGCTGTGGAAGAGAAGTTCAAGCGGTGGTTCATGATCTTGAATTTCCTACTTGCCTTCCCAGTCATCTTGTACAGTGGCCGAGCGTATCTGGTCAGCGCTTGGACAGCCATTCGCAATCGCACAGTCAATATTGACGTGCCTGTGAGCATTGGTATGCTCGCCATCTTCTTCCGCTCAAGCATTGAGGTGTTGACTAATTCAGGGGCTGGATATTTCGACTCACTCGCCGGACTCGTCTTCTTTCTACTAATTGGTAAGTGGTATCAGGCAAGAACATACGGCGCACTCTCTTATGACCGAGACTATAAGAGCTACTTCCCTATTGCGGTGCAACGAAATACTGAGGATGAAGCATTCGTACCTATTAGTGATCTTGAAATCGGAGATGAGATCATCATTCACCACAAAGAGATTATTCCAGCTGATAGTATCCTACTCTCAGAACGCGCGCGCATTGACTACAGCTTTGTTACCGGTGAAAGTGAACCCATTATTGTCAATCAAGGTGAAGCCATTCAAGCTGGTGGACGACAAATGGGTGCTTCTATCACACTGGCAGTGAGCAAGGAAGTAGAGCAGTCAAAGCTCACCAGACTTTGGAATAGCGAGACCTTTCAAAAAGACCAGAAAAGCAGCATTGAAGATCCGGTGAATCGCATTTCAAAGCACTTTACTTGGATTGTATTGACCATTGCCATTGGAGCTTTCGCTTACTGGTATCCTATTAATGAATCTATTGCCTGGAATGCACTTACCGCAACCTTGATCGTTGCTTGTCCGTGTGCCCTTGCGCTCACCTTGCCTTTCACTTTGGGAAGTACCATGCGCCTTATGGGTAAAGCAGGTCTTTACTTGAAGAATACACGTGTGATAGAGCGCATGGGTAAACTCAAGCACTTGGTGTTCGATAAAACTGGCACCCTCACACGGGCTAACGACTATCAAATTGAGTGGCACGGTGATAACCTCTCAGACTATCAACGTTCACTAGTACTAACACTCGTCGATCAAAGTGCCCACCCTTTGAGCAGAGCATTGAGTAAGCAATTCAAAGATTCACGCCTCAGAGCTTCACTATTCATAGAGTATGAAGGCAAAGGCATCGAATGTCAGATTGACCAACACCATATTCAAGTGGGAAGCGCCTCTTGGTTAAAAGTACCAATGGCAGATCTTTCTGGCTCACAAGTCCATGTAATGATTGATGGAGAGCACCTCGGCTGTTTCTCTTTTGACAAGCCGATTCGTCAAGGACTCGAAACTGAGCTAAAGACTTTACGCACCTCGTTCAATATCCATCTATTGAGTGGTGACAACGCTTCTGAAGCTCCGAGATATTCGCCATTCTTCAACAAGGGTCAAATGCACTTCGAACAAACGCCTGAAGGAAAAATGGAGTTCGTTCAATCATTGCATAGTGATGAAGCCTATGTGGCCATGGTTGGTGACGGACTGAACGATGCCGGTGCCCTGAAAGCAGCAGACATGGGTATTGCTGTCGTCGACGACTTGTATGCCTTCTCTCCTGCATGCGATGCTATTCTTCACGCAGGTGCATTGAACCAGTTTCACAACTTCTTGGAGTACGCTCAAAAAGCAATGCGAACTGTCCGATGGAGCTTCGTTATTTCATTCGTCTACAACGCGATTGGAATCGCCTTTGCCATCCAAGGTTTACTCACTCCTCTTGTAGCTGCAATTCTAATGCCTGCAAGTAGTGTCACGGTGGTTCTTTTCACCGTTTTCAGCAGTCACCTACACTTCCGAAAGCTCCGTCAATAA
- the hemN gene encoding oxygen-independent coproporphyrinogen III oxidase gives MKFDYTLVQKYSQRVPRYTSYPPVPEWNGQPTEFDWFKSIEEDAANSQNGLALYMHLPFCEKLCTYCGCNKRITVNHQVEAPYIKDLISEWKRYRHVLPDTPSIAELHLGGGTPTFFSASNLDRLISAILNNTSALPDTGWSIEVHPSFTTKEQLVTLYNLGFRRISLGVQSLDPKVQFLINRIQPFEEVQKITEMAREIGYESVNFDILYGLPHQTEDLVKKDIEEVLKLRPDRVAFYGYAHVPWVAKGQRRYSELDLPSPAVRFASAEMGRIQFENAGYRSIGMDHFALPEDNLSIAADRKELHRNFMGYTEQHADLMIGLGVSSISESSLGFAQNDKVVENYREKLYQGASLFVNGHRFSEQDRIVRKKILDIMCHMETPLDSALAKGTGNLLSQLVSDEIISIEGNRIVVNEKARMFLRSVCSLFDPNISFATSELKYSSNL, from the coding sequence ATGAAGTTCGATTACACACTTGTACAAAAGTACAGCCAACGCGTTCCTCGCTATACCAGCTACCCTCCCGTTCCTGAATGGAATGGGCAGCCCACTGAATTTGATTGGTTCAAAAGCATCGAGGAAGATGCAGCGAACAGTCAAAATGGATTGGCTCTATACATGCACCTCCCGTTTTGTGAAAAGCTCTGCACTTACTGCGGTTGCAACAAACGTATTACGGTCAACCATCAGGTTGAAGCCCCATATATCAAAGACCTCATCAGTGAATGGAAACGCTACCGCCATGTGTTGCCGGATACGCCTTCAATTGCTGAGCTCCATCTAGGTGGCGGAACTCCCACTTTCTTTTCCGCATCCAATCTTGATCGCCTCATTTCGGCGATTCTGAATAACACGAGCGCCCTACCTGACACCGGTTGGTCAATTGAAGTTCATCCGAGTTTCACGACCAAAGAGCAGCTCGTGACGCTCTATAATCTTGGGTTCAGACGAATTAGTCTTGGGGTGCAATCATTAGACCCGAAAGTTCAGTTCCTGATCAATCGCATTCAGCCATTTGAAGAGGTTCAGAAGATCACCGAAATGGCCCGTGAAATCGGCTATGAATCAGTGAACTTCGATATCCTTTACGGACTACCTCATCAAACTGAAGATCTCGTCAAAAAAGACATTGAAGAGGTCTTGAAGCTTCGTCCTGACAGAGTTGCTTTCTACGGTTATGCCCATGTGCCGTGGGTTGCTAAAGGCCAGCGGAGGTATTCAGAGCTTGATCTTCCTTCTCCTGCTGTTCGTTTCGCTAGCGCGGAAATGGGCAGAATACAATTCGAAAATGCAGGATACCGATCCATCGGAATGGACCACTTTGCTCTTCCAGAAGACAATCTATCCATTGCCGCGGATCGCAAAGAACTGCACCGAAATTTCATGGGGTACACAGAGCAGCATGCTGACCTGATGATTGGATTAGGAGTGTCTTCTATTTCAGAATCGAGCCTCGGATTTGCTCAAAACGATAAGGTAGTCGAGAACTACCGCGAGAAGCTGTACCAAGGAGCATCACTCTTCGTCAACGGTCATCGCTTTTCGGAGCAAGACCGAATCGTTCGTAAGAAGATTCTTGACATCATGTGCCACATGGAAACACCGCTCGATTCCGCGCTAGCGAAAGGAACAGGAAACCTTTTGTCACAATTAGTGTCTGATGAAATCATCTCTATTGAAGGAAATCGGATCGTTGTGAACGAAAAAGCTCGCATGTTCTTGAGAAGTGTGTGCAGCTTATTCGACCCGAATATCTCTTTCGCCACATCAGAATTAAAGTACAGCTCAAACCTCTAG
- a CDS encoding MBL fold metallo-hydrolase, giving the protein MKKFGQQFGGKVTKELKERYEQSTNWSEGTFVNIEKTGVEFTMHELPKLLYKQFFDKKHRQPAKPIPVKAFEAASFTSNEPQFIWYGHSVVLMRLSGLNILIDPMLGDNASPIAPFATKRFSENTIDIIDQLPEIDIVLISHDHYDHLDMDSILRLKGKVKTWWVALGAARHLLSWDIPSNAIVEFDWWDEHPFHDLRITYTPTRHSSGRGVRDQAKCLWGGWSIKSQQYHVWFSGDGGYGNHFKEVAKRIGAPDLAFMECGQYNKNWHQIHMYPEESVQAAIEVGVKHAVAVHWAGFALAQHDWKDPIDRFTAEADKLGLKYSTPEIGELFTLNDNPNKRWWDDLD; this is encoded by the coding sequence ATGAAGAAATTTGGACAACAATTCGGTGGCAAAGTCACTAAGGAACTTAAAGAACGCTATGAGCAGTCTACCAACTGGAGCGAAGGAACCTTTGTGAATATTGAGAAGACAGGTGTTGAATTCACCATGCATGAACTGCCGAAGCTGTTGTACAAGCAATTCTTCGACAAGAAGCACCGTCAGCCGGCGAAGCCTATACCGGTGAAGGCATTTGAGGCCGCCTCATTTACGAGCAATGAGCCCCAATTCATCTGGTATGGGCATTCAGTAGTGTTGATGAGACTGTCAGGATTGAATATTCTCATTGATCCGATGCTCGGCGATAACGCCTCGCCCATCGCACCGTTTGCAACGAAGCGTTTCTCAGAGAATACCATTGACATTATCGATCAATTGCCTGAGATCGATATCGTCTTGATTTCACATGACCACTATGATCACTTGGATATGGATAGTATCCTGCGATTGAAAGGAAAGGTGAAGACTTGGTGGGTCGCACTCGGAGCGGCGCGTCACCTGCTTTCATGGGACATTCCAAGCAATGCCATTGTAGAGTTTGATTGGTGGGATGAACACCCCTTCCATGACCTCCGAATCACCTATACTCCTACACGCCATTCATCTGGAAGAGGCGTTCGAGATCAAGCGAAGTGTTTGTGGGGAGGTTGGTCGATCAAAAGCCAGCAATACCACGTGTGGTTTAGCGGTGACGGTGGTTACGGAAATCACTTTAAAGAAGTGGCCAAGCGTATCGGAGCTCCTGACCTAGCCTTTATGGAGTGTGGTCAATACAATAAGAACTGGCATCAAATTCACATGTATCCAGAAGAGAGCGTACAAGCTGCAATTGAAGTCGGCGTGAAGCACGCTGTAGCTGTGCACTGGGCTGGCTTTGCTTTGGCGCAGCACGACTGGAAGGATCCGATCGATCGTTTTACGGCTGAGGCTGATAAGTTGGGACTGAAATACAGCACGCCTGAAATCGGAGAATTGTTCACTTTGAACGACAACCCGAATAAGCGCTGGTGGGATGACTTGGATTGA